In one Candidatus Nanopelagicus limnes genomic region, the following are encoded:
- a CDS encoding cytochrome P450, producing the protein MAFATSKPYLAPRPNEYAQIPDPIFRKNWFGDINLPGPNPKFSDLITATFMINTPKFLLGMQRKFGDNCSFFLSRRLFIGLFSPSAVHEVTVAQQHNFVKGVGFARMRKVLGEGLLTNEEPIHLAHRRMMQPPFHHGNLDSYVAIMHNLVSEHTKDWESKKSIELAPEMMALTLEIVSRCLFGLDSHKYTQAIAESMEVAIDRIERTMLPGLDRFDKSGIKYFKEFEVASNRLVEIAEAIINKRMQSGEKKDDDLLGILLQMRDQISTDHIRDEVLTLILSGHETTANVMSWAFSYLAKNPQVQKQLEDEADNALWIKENRTPTYQELEESSKIASAVLQETMRLAPPVWVAPRIATTDCIIDGVKIPKGAHVLVSQYVTHRNPRYFPEPEKWRPDRWLDSEFEKSLPRGAYFPFGGGSRKCLGEYFAIAEARLILLMVAKNFRLKGDFPKAQPRATYRPKGGVKNKVSLR; encoded by the coding sequence ATGGCGTTTGCGACTTCCAAGCCTTATCTAGCCCCAAGGCCAAATGAGTACGCACAAATTCCAGATCCAATTTTTCGTAAAAACTGGTTTGGCGATATAAATCTGCCAGGACCAAATCCAAAATTTTCAGATTTAATAACTGCCACCTTCATGATTAATACGCCAAAGTTTTTACTTGGCATGCAAAGAAAATTTGGTGATAACTGCTCATTTTTTCTATCTAGAAGATTATTTATTGGTTTGTTCTCCCCCAGCGCAGTTCATGAGGTAACAGTTGCCCAACAACATAATTTTGTTAAGGGTGTGGGCTTTGCCAGAATGCGAAAAGTATTAGGTGAGGGCTTATTAACTAATGAGGAGCCAATTCATCTAGCTCACCGAAGAATGATGCAACCACCATTTCATCATGGAAATCTAGATTCCTACGTTGCCATTATGCACAACCTAGTTAGTGAACACACTAAAGATTGGGAGAGCAAAAAAAGTATTGAGTTAGCCCCGGAGATGATGGCGCTAACTTTAGAGATCGTCTCTCGATGTTTATTTGGCCTAGATTCTCATAAATACACCCAAGCGATTGCGGAGTCGATGGAGGTGGCAATTGATCGAATTGAACGAACCATGCTGCCTGGCCTAGACCGCTTTGATAAATCTGGAATTAAGTACTTTAAGGAGTTTGAGGTTGCCTCAAATCGATTAGTTGAAATTGCCGAGGCGATTATCAATAAGCGGATGCAAAGTGGTGAGAAGAAAGATGATGATCTTCTAGGAATCTTGTTGCAGATGCGAGATCAAATCTCAACTGATCATATTCGCGATGAGGTTTTAACTTTGATTTTAAGTGGCCATGAAACTACTGCAAATGTAATGAGTTGGGCCTTTTCATACTTAGCTAAAAATCCGCAAGTGCAAAAACAACTTGAGGATGAGGCAGATAATGCTTTATGGATTAAAGAAAATCGCACACCCACCTATCAAGAGTTAGAGGAGAGTTCAAAGATTGCATCCGCCGTTTTGCAAGAGACGATGCGACTTGCTCCTCCAGTTTGGGTAGCACCCAGAATTGCCACCACCGATTGCATAATTGATGGCGTGAAAATTCCAAAGGGTGCACATGTTTTAGTTAGCCAGTATGTGACACATCGAAATCCAAGATACTTTCCAGAACCAGAGAAATGGCGGCCAGATCGTTGGTTAGATTCAGAATTTGAAAAATCACTGCCCCGCGGTGCTTACTTCCCATTTGGTGGCGGTAGTAGGAAATGTTTGGGTGAGTACTTTGCAATTGCAGAGGCTAGATTAATTTTATTAATGGTGGCAAAAAACTTTAGATTAAAAGGTGATTTCCCTAAAGCCCAACCTAGGGCGACTTATCGCCCAAAGGGTGGGGTAAAAAATAAGGTTTCGCTGCGTTAG
- the leuA gene encoding 2-isopropylmalate synthase, with protein sequence MSNFPEQSKSAMPTSRYAPFNPFPNAGGLTDRTWPSKTMKAAPKWCSVDLRDGNQALIDPMDANRKLAMFKLLVKMGYKEIEVGFPAASQTDFDFIRKIIEEKLIPDDVVIQVLTQARKPLIERTFESIKGSKQAIVHLYNSTSTLQRRVVFGQDKEGIKKIATEGAAICLDLVKTVPGTLVSFEYSPESYTGTELEFAVEVCNAVNDIWKPTPAWKTIMNLPATVEMATPNIYADSIEWMHRNLKYRDSVILSLHPHNDRGTGVAAAELAYLAGADRIEGTLFGNGERTGNVCLVTLGLNLLTHGIDPMIDFSNIDEIRRTVEYCNQLRVPERHPYGGDLVFTAFSGSHQDAIKKGFEHMEKDAKAAGSEKDKFTWAVPYLPIDPKDIGRSYEAVIRVNSQSGKGGVAYLMKHEHQLDLPRRLQIEFSQVIQSLTDTEGGEVSPEMMWNKFEDEYLPAKDNQWGRFKLAALSQTSQMDQDVDLSIELLDKGASKKLTGKGNGPIAAFVAIVNAHEPKLSLRVLDYYEHALSAGGDAKAAAYLECEIAGQVYWGVGIDPSTTTAALKAVISSINRAVR encoded by the coding sequence ATGAGTAACTTTCCAGAACAAAGTAAATCGGCAATGCCCACATCCCGTTATGCCCCATTTAATCCATTTCCAAATGCTGGTGGATTAACTGATCGAACCTGGCCAAGTAAAACAATGAAGGCTGCTCCAAAGTGGTGTTCAGTAGATCTTCGAGATGGCAATCAAGCATTAATTGATCCAATGGATGCTAATCGCAAACTTGCCATGTTTAAGTTGTTAGTAAAGATGGGTTACAAAGAGATTGAGGTTGGCTTTCCAGCAGCTAGTCAAACTGACTTTGATTTCATTCGTAAAATTATTGAAGAGAAATTAATTCCAGATGATGTAGTCATTCAAGTATTAACCCAAGCAAGAAAGCCGTTAATTGAGCGAACCTTTGAATCAATTAAAGGATCAAAACAGGCGATAGTTCACCTTTATAACTCAACTTCAACCCTGCAACGCCGAGTAGTTTTTGGCCAAGATAAAGAGGGAATAAAGAAGATTGCAACTGAGGGCGCTGCGATCTGTTTAGATTTAGTTAAAACTGTGCCAGGCACCTTGGTTTCATTTGAGTACTCACCTGAGTCATATACCGGAACTGAACTTGAGTTCGCAGTTGAGGTTTGTAATGCGGTCAATGACATTTGGAAGCCAACACCTGCTTGGAAAACAATTATGAATTTGCCTGCCACAGTTGAGATGGCAACACCAAATATTTATGCCGATTCAATTGAATGGATGCATCGAAACCTTAAGTATCGCGATAGTGTGATTTTAAGTTTGCACCCACATAATGATCGTGGCACAGGCGTTGCAGCAGCTGAGCTTGCCTACCTAGCAGGGGCTGATCGAATTGAGGGAACTTTATTTGGTAATGGTGAGCGAACTGGAAATGTTTGCCTAGTTACTCTTGGACTTAATTTATTAACTCATGGAATTGATCCCATGATTGATTTCTCCAATATTGATGAGATTCGGCGAACAGTTGAGTACTGCAATCAATTGCGTGTGCCAGAACGTCATCCATATGGCGGGGATCTAGTCTTTACTGCTTTTTCTGGCTCTCATCAGGATGCAATTAAAAAAGGATTTGAGCATATGGAAAAAGATGCCAAAGCTGCTGGAAGTGAAAAAGATAAATTCACCTGGGCAGTTCCATACCTTCCAATTGATCCAAAAGATATTGGCCGCTCATATGAAGCGGTAATTCGCGTCAATAGCCAATCTGGCAAGGGTGGGGTCGCTTATTTAATGAAGCATGAACATCAATTAGATCTTCCTCGTAGATTACAAATTGAGTTCAGCCAAGTGATTCAATCATTAACTGATACTGAAGGTGGTGAGGTTTCACCAGAAATGATGTGGAATAAGTTTGAAGATGAGTACTTGCCTGCAAAAGATAATCAATGGGGCCGCTTTAAATTAGCCGCGCTTTCTCAAACATCACAGATGGATCAAGATGTTGATTTAAGCATTGAGTTACTAGATAAAGGTGCTTCAAAGAAGTTAACTGGTAAGGGCAATGGCCCGATTGCAGCATTTGTAGCAATTGTTAATGCTCATGAGCCAAAACTTTCACTGCGAGTTTTAGATTATTACGAGCACGCATTATCTGCTGGTGGGGATGCAAAAGCTGCTGCCTACCTAGAGTGTGAGATTGCGGGGCAGGTTTATTGGGGAGTTGGAATTGATCCAAGCACAACAACTGCTGCGCTAAAAGCAGTTATCTCATCAATTAATCGAGCAGTTCGCTAA
- the recO gene encoding DNA repair protein RecO: MPLYRDHAIVLRTQKLGEADRIITLFTKEHGRIKAVAKGVRRTKSRFGARLEPASYVDLQLYTGRTFDTITQVVSIENYGDVLSSDYQSWTVASAILEAAERFTLAEHEPALQQFILVSGSLKALAEKKYDASLILDAYLLRSLAVAGYAPSLTLCSRCDAPGPHKFFSLQGGGSVCPTCKPSASAAPSQATLDLMAHLLTGDWEQAVRSESKNRNEASGLIAAYLQWHLERGLRSLPLVERISRG, encoded by the coding sequence ATGCCTTTATACCGCGATCATGCGATTGTGCTGCGCACCCAAAAGTTAGGGGAGGCAGATCGCATTATCACCTTGTTCACTAAAGAACATGGCCGAATTAAAGCGGTAGCAAAGGGAGTTCGCAGAACTAAATCTAGATTTGGTGCCAGGCTTGAGCCAGCTAGTTATGTTGATCTTCAGTTATATACCGGCCGCACCTTTGACACCATAACTCAGGTTGTAAGTATTGAAAATTACGGTGATGTCTTATCTAGTGATTACCAAAGTTGGACTGTTGCTAGCGCAATTTTAGAAGCTGCTGAGCGCTTTACCTTAGCTGAGCATGAACCAGCGCTACAGCAATTTATATTAGTTAGTGGATCACTAAAAGCTTTAGCTGAAAAAAAGTATGATGCATCTTTGATATTAGATGCCTACCTTCTTAGATCATTAGCAGTGGCAGGATATGCACCCTCTTTAACTCTTTGCTCAAGATGTGACGCACCTGGTCCACATAAATTTTTCTCACTGCAAGGTGGTGGCTCAGTATGTCCAACCTGTAAACCATCAGCCTCGGCCGCCCCATCCCAGGCAACTCTAGATTTAATGGCGCATTTATTAACGGGGGATTGGGAGCAAGCGGTAAGAAGTGAGAGTAAGAATAGAAATGAGGCATCAGGTTTAATTGCCGCCTACCTGCAGTGGCACTTAGAGCGAGGCTTACGTTCCCTGCCATTAGTTGAGAGAATAAGTCGTGGTTAA